The following proteins are co-located in the Nitrospirota bacterium genome:
- a CDS encoding NADH-quinone oxidoreductase subunit N, which translates to MNQMPDVGPLMPEIYLAGAALLIMVVDLVVKRKETIAVLSFLVTIGVGVSLLAARGVAFEGMYVADAYGAFFKLIFLLTLGLSILISIKYIAVERSSFGEYYSLLLFATLGMMLMASAGDLIVLYLGLELMALSTYVLTGFIRHNRKSNEAAIKYFLLGAFSSAMLLYGISLTYGLTGTTDIRGVASYIASAGLATNGALFVAVLLFVVALGYKIALAPFHMWAPDVYEGAPTSITAYLSVGPKAAALAALGRVFLIGFGELHVTWAHVLVPVAVLTMAVGNVLALSQHNIKRMLAYSSIAHAGYALLGLVAGTAAGVAGLMNYMFIYAFMNIGAFAVVILLRREGYNGDYISDYEGLSKTHPLLAALMLVFMFSLTGIPPTAGFMAKFYVFMAAINAGYTWLVVVALIFSVVSAYFYLRIVMYMYMREPQTEVKLSTSPGINVALAVTTAAVIVLGILPSRVSAILDVAKSAAEGFLR; encoded by the coding sequence ATGAACCAGATGCCGGACGTGGGCCCTCTCATGCCCGAAATTTACCTTGCCGGTGCGGCCCTCCTCATCATGGTCGTGGACCTGGTGGTAAAACGGAAAGAGACCATCGCCGTTTTGAGCTTCCTGGTCACCATCGGCGTGGGCGTGAGCCTTCTTGCCGCCCGGGGTGTGGCCTTCGAGGGAATGTACGTGGCCGATGCCTACGGGGCCTTTTTCAAGCTTATCTTCCTGCTGACCCTGGGTCTCTCCATCCTCATCTCCATCAAGTACATCGCCGTGGAGCGGTCGAGTTTCGGGGAGTACTATAGCCTTCTGCTCTTTGCCACCCTGGGGATGATGCTCATGGCCTCCGCCGGAGACCTCATCGTCCTGTATCTCGGCCTCGAGCTGATGGCGCTTTCCACGTACGTCCTGACGGGTTTCATCCGGCACAACCGGAAATCCAACGAGGCGGCCATCAAGTACTTCCTTCTGGGCGCCTTCTCCTCCGCGATGCTGCTTTACGGCATATCCCTGACCTACGGGCTGACCGGTACAACGGACATCAGGGGCGTGGCTTCCTATATCGCCTCGGCCGGGCTGGCCACGAACGGGGCGCTTTTCGTGGCGGTGCTTCTCTTTGTGGTGGCCCTGGGGTACAAGATTGCGCTGGCTCCGTTTCACATGTGGGCGCCCGACGTGTATGAAGGCGCTCCCACCTCGATTACGGCCTACCTCTCCGTAGGGCCGAAGGCGGCGGCCCTGGCGGCACTGGGACGGGTCTTTCTCATCGGCTTCGGGGAGCTTCACGTGACGTGGGCCCATGTGCTGGTGCCGGTGGCCGTGCTGACCATGGCGGTGGGAAACGTCCTGGCCCTATCGCAGCACAACATCAAACGGATGCTTGCCTACTCCTCCATCGCCCACGCCGGCTACGCCTTGCTCGGTCTGGTCGCCGGAACGGCGGCGGGAGTGGCGGGGCTGATGAACTACATGTTCATCTACGCCTTCATGAACATCGGCGCCTTCGCGGTGGTCATCCTGTTGAGGCGGGAGGGCTATAACGGCGACTATATTTCCGACTACGAAGGGCTCTCCAAGACGCATCCGCTCCTGGCGGCCCTGATGCTGGTGTTCATGTTCTCCCTGACGGGCATACCGCCGACGGCGGGGTTCATGGCCAAGTTCTATGTCTTCATGGCCGCCATTAACGCCGGCTACACCTGGCTCGTGGTGGTTGCTCTCATCTTCAGCGTGGTCTCGGCCTACTTCTACCTCCGCATCGTCATGTACATGTATATGCGGGAGCCTCAGACCGAGGTCAAGCTGTCCACCTCGCCGGGCATCAACGTGGCCCTGGCCGTGACAACGGCTGCCGTCATCGTCCTGGGCATTCTGCCCTCCCGGGTCTCGGCGATTCTGGACGTTGCGAAGTCCGCCGCCGAGGGCTTCCTCCGCTGA
- a CDS encoding cell division protein ZapA, with protein sequence MPGTDVYILGQKYTIKGDASAEHIRELARFIEGRLNEILAKAPHITPTKAMVLTLFNLAEEIDQLRAERQDVVRRIGEKTDLLANLFE encoded by the coding sequence ATGCCGGGCACGGACGTCTACATCCTGGGTCAGAAATACACCATCAAGGGCGATGCCTCGGCCGAGCACATCCGGGAGCTGGCCCGGTTTATCGAAGGCAGATTGAACGAGATTCTCGCCAAAGCCCCCCACATCACCCCCACGAAGGCCATGGTCCTGACCCTGTTCAACCTGGCCGAGGAAATAGACCAGCTTCGGGCGGAGAGGCAGGACGTCGTCCGCCGCATCGGAGAAAAGACGGACCTTCTGGCCAACCTGTTCGAGTAG
- the zapB gene encoding cell division protein ZapB, with translation MEALKDLEQKIASAIEKVKTLKEEKAALDARVKELENELRERDEQIRVLSSEKNLIKDQINDLLNELETIEVR, from the coding sequence ATGGAGGCCCTGAAAGACCTGGAGCAGAAGATTGCGTCGGCCATAGAGAAAGTCAAGACGCTCAAGGAAGAGAAGGCCGCCCTGGACGCACGGGTGAAGGAGCTCGAAAACGAGCTGCGCGAGCGGGACGAGCAGATACGCGTCCTCAGCTCGGAGAAGAACCTCATCAAGGACCAGATAAACGACCTCCTGAATGAGCTGGAGACCATCGAGGTCAGGTAG
- a CDS encoding transglycosylase SLT domain-containing protein — MKGVRPLCFLFLCIFLQACLASSPLRASPDEAKEALRRGAGLLKENRAEDALPYLTKAAADLPAVGDYALLYSARALQEMGRHEEALAAVGKLLEDYPQTPLMQEARKTEILSAEAGDWDRTLELMKSYTADYPSDTDMRLRYGGLLKKRGRTGEADRVLKNLYIEACPVSEEAYALLEDSALTEEELFRRALAFRENRNYGRAEGILRELLRKDTDLPRKEVLGRLGFVLFMQKKYHQAGRILEKVGNLPLAARAYLRVGMEEAFQRVLDELISRKDDQAATLLIAQANGIRRKGDVQEALLFLSRVAEQFPRFEEDALWYKGWTLYRTKEYAKARDVFRELHEKHTSSKYLYWQARALERTGGDASRLYAELGEDDYYSFLSRRKTKVLNASASVKKQKEAPTPLPMERIDILMEVGLREEAVGELKARAGSARSSREVLDIARKLVQLGKYREAMLLTTRVPETMRPDAVVYPMAYWKTVQEVSGKSGLDPFLVLSLMREESRFDPEACSSAGAIGLMQLMPRTARRTAKSLGLSLDGAASIYDVRNNITLGSRYLKGLLNEFESIPAALAAYNAGAGRVREWLEGGYEADDEFIEDIPFSETRNYVKRILTSYYWYRLGRGGQAPDNFDIL, encoded by the coding sequence ATGAAAGGCGTAAGGCCGCTATGCTTCCTTTTTCTCTGCATTTTTCTGCAGGCTTGTCTTGCGTCTTCCCCTCTCCGGGCATCCCCGGATGAGGCGAAGGAGGCGCTGCGCCGGGGTGCAGGCCTCCTGAAGGAAAACAGGGCGGAGGACGCCCTGCCCTATCTCACAAAAGCCGCAGCCGACCTCCCGGCCGTGGGGGACTATGCCCTCCTGTACTCGGCCCGGGCCCTTCAGGAGATGGGAAGGCACGAGGAGGCCCTGGCCGCGGTGGGCAAGCTCCTCGAGGACTATCCGCAGACGCCGCTCATGCAGGAGGCACGAAAGACGGAGATTCTGAGTGCCGAGGCCGGGGACTGGGACCGCACCCTTGAGCTCATGAAGTCCTACACGGCGGACTACCCCTCGGATACGGATATGCGCCTCCGCTACGGCGGGCTTCTGAAGAAGAGGGGCCGCACCGGGGAGGCCGATCGGGTCCTGAAGAACCTCTACATAGAGGCATGTCCGGTCTCCGAAGAGGCCTACGCGCTCCTTGAGGACAGCGCGTTGACGGAGGAAGAGCTTTTCAGGCGAGCCTTGGCCTTCAGGGAAAACAGGAACTACGGGCGGGCGGAGGGAATCCTGCGGGAGCTTCTCCGTAAGGATACGGACCTGCCCCGCAAGGAGGTCCTGGGGAGGCTCGGCTTCGTCCTTTTCATGCAGAAGAAGTATCACCAGGCCGGCCGGATACTGGAGAAGGTGGGAAATCTCCCCCTGGCCGCACGGGCCTACCTGAGGGTGGGCATGGAGGAGGCTTTTCAGAGGGTCCTGGACGAGCTTATCTCCCGAAAGGACGACCAAGCAGCCACTCTCCTCATCGCCCAGGCCAACGGTATCCGCCGCAAAGGCGACGTGCAGGAGGCCCTTCTTTTTCTCTCCAGGGTCGCCGAGCAGTTTCCCCGCTTCGAAGAGGATGCCCTCTGGTACAAGGGGTGGACCCTTTACAGGACGAAAGAGTATGCGAAGGCCCGCGATGTCTTCCGGGAGCTTCACGAGAAGCACACGTCGAGCAAATACCTGTATTGGCAGGCCCGGGCCCTGGAGCGCACGGGCGGGGACGCCTCCCGCCTTTACGCGGAACTCGGAGAGGACGATTACTACAGCTTCCTGAGCCGGAGAAAGACGAAGGTCCTGAATGCCTCGGCCTCCGTGAAGAAGCAAAAGGAAGCCCCCACCCCCCTGCCCATGGAAAGAATAGACATCCTCATGGAAGTCGGCCTCCGGGAGGAGGCGGTCGGGGAGCTCAAGGCCCGGGCCGGCTCGGCCCGCTCCTCCCGGGAGGTCCTGGACATAGCCCGGAAGCTCGTCCAACTGGGAAAATACCGTGAGGCCATGCTCCTGACCACCCGGGTGCCGGAGACCATGCGGCCGGACGCCGTCGTCTATCCCATGGCCTACTGGAAGACGGTGCAGGAGGTTTCGGGGAAGTCCGGACTGGACCCTTTCCTCGTCCTCTCCCTCATGCGGGAGGAGAGCCGTTTCGACCCCGAGGCCTGTTCAAGCGCCGGGGCGATAGGGCTCATGCAGCTCATGCCCCGGACGGCCCGGAGGACCGCCAAGAGCCTGGGCTTGAGCCTGGACGGCGCGGCCTCCATCTATGACGTCCGCAACAACATTACCCTGGGCTCGCGGTACCTGAAGGGGCTTCTCAATGAGTTCGAGAGCATCCCCGCGGCCCTGGCCGCTTACAACGCCGGAGCGGGCCGGGTCAGGGAGTGGCTTGAAGGGGGCTACGAAGCGGACGACGAGTTCATCGAGGACATTCCTTTCTCGGAGACGAGGAACTATGTGAAACGCATCCTTACTTCGTACTACTGGTACCGGCTCGGCCGGGGCGGACAGGCCCCGGACAATTTTGATATACTGTAG
- the ald gene encoding alanine dehydrogenase, with product MVIGVPREIKAQEYRVAVTPGGVSELLSDGHRVLIEKGAGLGSAFGDEEYEQAGATLCQREQVFGEAGLIVKVKEPLPEEFGFFGKGTALLTFLHLAAQPELTDLLLQKNITAFAYETLEERGGLPLLAPMSEIAGRMSALMGAFFLQKPRGGSGVLPAGATGVLPARAVILGAGVVGSNAARVAQGLGMRVTVLNRGIDRLKELDWTFRGIIETLPATQFNISKQIREADILVGAVLVAGKRAPMLVSREMVSLMKAGSVIVDVAVDQGGCVETTRPTTHDEPVYDVSGILHYAVANMPGAYPRTSTLALTNSTLPYLRRLAALGPERAIREDGALRTALNTYRGGVAHRGLAQSTGRELLEIGA from the coding sequence ATGGTTATTGGTGTCCCCAGGGAGATCAAAGCCCAGGAGTACAGAGTGGCGGTAACCCCGGGCGGAGTCTCGGAGCTCCTCTCTGACGGACACCGGGTCCTCATCGAGAAAGGCGCGGGACTGGGCAGCGCTTTCGGCGACGAGGAGTACGAGCAGGCCGGGGCCACGCTCTGCCAGAGGGAGCAGGTCTTCGGCGAGGCCGGGCTCATCGTCAAGGTGAAAGAGCCCCTGCCCGAGGAGTTCGGCTTTTTCGGGAAAGGAACCGCCCTGCTGACCTTCCTGCATCTGGCTGCCCAGCCCGAGCTTACCGACCTGCTTCTTCAGAAAAACATCACGGCCTTCGCCTATGAGACCCTTGAGGAGCGGGGCGGCCTGCCCCTGCTTGCCCCCATGAGCGAGATAGCCGGACGGATGAGTGCTCTTATGGGGGCCTTTTTTCTCCAGAAGCCCCGCGGGGGCTCGGGCGTGCTCCCGGCGGGGGCCACGGGTGTGCTCCCGGCCCGGGCGGTCATCTTGGGCGCCGGCGTTGTGGGCTCCAATGCGGCCCGGGTGGCCCAGGGCCTCGGCATGCGCGTTACCGTCCTGAACAGAGGCATCGACCGGCTGAAGGAGCTGGACTGGACCTTCCGCGGGATTATCGAGACCCTCCCGGCCACGCAGTTCAATATCAGCAAACAGATCAGGGAGGCCGACATCCTGGTGGGCGCGGTCCTGGTGGCGGGGAAGCGGGCTCCCATGCTGGTCAGCAGGGAGATGGTCTCCCTCATGAAGGCCGGCTCCGTCATCGTCGATGTTGCGGTGGACCAGGGCGGCTGCGTGGAGACCACCAGGCCGACCACGCACGATGAGCCCGTCTACGATGTAAGCGGCATCCTTCATTACGCCGTGGCCAACATGCCGGGGGCCTACCCGCGCACCTCCACCCTGGCCCTTACAAACAGCACCCTGCCTTATCTCAGGCGGCTGGCCGCACTGGGGCCCGAAAGGGCCATCCGTGAAGACGGGGCTCTGAGGACCGCGCTCAACACGTACCGGGGAGGCGTCGCTCACCGGGGCCTGGCCCAGTCCACCGGCCGGGAGCTTCTGGAGATTGGCGCATGA